In Drosophila pseudoobscura strain MV-25-SWS-2005 chromosome 4, UCI_Dpse_MV25, whole genome shotgun sequence, the following proteins share a genomic window:
- the Etl1 gene encoding SWI/SNF-related matrix-associated actin-dependent regulator of chromatin subfamily A containing DEAD/H box 1 homolog has product MSDSSSPTKSSLSDLRQFRINKNTAVSSGQAKTERVPGKKRIQVMADSDSDGADSHVTKKTKLELTVKEKEERYMAAAKISPQYDTMAVQESLSRSNWDVAASIRYLREHCKPKGQNGPLVKPKLQPSSHSSRAYSDGECSDDEDVKQSKDQVYDSDDSDSEMATKMTGQRKKVFQFMNEATIVELQSVKTLSEKKATLIIEQRPFGDWAGLRKKLESIRMSGDLLNYAQDLINKQNTVATILNKCNNMVSRLEKAISNGGGIVDQPKMLTSGMQLADYQIIGLNWLTVMHKQEMNGILADEMGLGKTIQVIAFLAYLKEKGLSKAAHLIVVPSSTLDNWEAEIARWCPTLVVEKYHGSQDERRRMRGRYAKDGFTGFDVLLTTYHIVGSTPEERKMFRVCKLDYVIFDEAHMLKNMTTQRYANLITINARMRILLTGTPLQNNLLELISLLCFVMPKFFAKSIEDIKSLFVKKNKTDGDQEEVSQFQETQIQRAKRIMKPFVLRRLKKDVLKHLPKKQSFVEKVPMSSKQREYYHEVVDYYSNNKGVVCSGGDRAGITIMMEMRRCANHPLLMRHYFTDEHLRGFSKRLARATTYKKTNEQYIFEELAIMSDFQVYQLCNKHEMTDVRIPDELICDSGKFEFLDTLLPKLKEEGHRVLLFSQFTMMLDIVEEYMRIRKHGFCRLDGATAVKERQDLITDFNVDDNIFVFLLSTKAGGVGINLTAADTCIIHDIDFNPYNDKQAEDRCHRMGQQRPVTIYRLVAESTIEEGILMAAEEKLKLEKEITSTEKGEGEVHEQRCVVKLLTMALGLDKDQEEQLSNSLNNSLATPTK; this is encoded by the exons ATGTCAGACAGCTCATCACCTACCAAATCGAGTTTGAGTGATTTGCGACAGTTTCGCATCAATAAAAATACAGCCGTCTCCTCAGGCCAGGCTAAAACTG AGAGAGTTCCTGGCAAGAAACGAATCCAGGTGATGGCAGACAGTGACAGCGACGGTGCCGACAGCCATGTGACGAAGAAGACCAAGCTGGAGCTGACAGTAAAAGAAAAGGAGGAACGCTACATGGCAGCTGCGAAAATATCGCCGCAGTATGATACAATG GCCGTTCAGGAGTCGCTTTCGCGCTCGAACTGGGATGTGGCAGCCTCCATACGCTATCTGAGAGAGCACTGCAAGCCGAAGGGGCAAAATGGTCCCTTGGTCAAGCCTAAACTGCAGCCAAGCTCACATTCCAGCAGGGCCTACTCGGACGGCGAATGCTCGGACGATGAAGACGTCAAGCAGTCCAAGGACCAAGTCTACGACAGTGATGACAGCGACTCCGAGATGGCCACCAAGATGACTGGCCAGCGCAAGAAGGTGTTCCAGTTCATGAACGAGGCTACCATCGTGGAGCTGCAGTCGGTGAAGACGCTCTCCGAGAAGAAGGCCACTCTGATCATTGAGCAGCGGCCATTCGGTGACTGGGCGGGGCTGCGCAAGAAGCTGGAGAGCATCCGGATGTCGGGCGATCTGCTGAACTATGCCCAGGATCTGATTAACAAGCAGAACACGGTCGCTACAATCTTGAACAAGTGCAACAATATGGTGTCGCGTCTGGAGAAGGCCATCTCCAATGGTGGCGGTATCGTGGACCAGCCCAAGATGCTGACCAGCGG AATGCAGTTGGCCGACTATCAGATAATAGGCCTCAATTGGCTCACTGTGATGCACAAACAAGAGATGAACGGCATCCTGGCCGACGAAATGGGTCTGGGCAAGACCATACAGGTGATTGCCTTTCTGGCCTACCTGAAAGAGAAAGGTCTCAGCAAAGCAGCCCACCTGATTGTAGTCCCCTCCTCTACTCTGGACAACTGGGAGGCCGAGATCGCGCGATGGTGTCCCACTCTGGTGGTAGAGAAGTATCATGGCTCGCAGGACGAGCGCAGGAGGATGCGTGGACGGTATGCCAAGGACGGCTTCACAGGCTTCGATGTACTGCTGACAAC CTACCATATCGTTGGCTCCACGCCCGAGGAGAGGAAAATGTTCCGGGTGTGCAAGCTGGACTACGTCATCTTCGATGAGGCGCACATGCTGAAGAACATGACCACGCAGCGGTATGCCAACCTCATAACCATCAACGCCCGAATGCGCATCCTGCTAACCGGCACACCCCTGCAGAACAACCTGCTGGAGCTGATCTCCCTGCTATGCTTCGTGATGCCCAAGTTCTTCGCGAAGAGCATCGAGGATATCAAATCGTTGTTTGTCAAG AAGAACAAGACCGACGGCGACCAGGAGGAGGTGTCCCAGTTTCAGGAAACACAAATACAGCGGGCCAAGCGCATCATGAAGCCCTTTGTACTCAGGCGCCTCAAGAAAGATGTCCTCAAACACCTGCCCAAGAAGCAAAGCTTTGTG GAAAAAGTCCCGATGAGCAGCAAACAGAGAGAGTACTACCACGAGGTGGTCGACTATTATTCCAATAACAAAGGCGTCGTGTGCAGCGGCGGCGATCGGGCTGGCATCACCATCATGATGGAGATGCGTCGCTGTGCCAATCATCCGCTGCTGATGCGCCACTACTTTACCGACGAGCATCTGCGCGGCTTCTCCAAGCGCCTGGCACGCGCCACAACCTACAAAAAGACCAACGAGCAGTACATTTTCGAGGAGCTGGCCATCATGTCCGACTTCCAGGTCTATCAGCTTTGCAACAAGCAT GAAATGACCGACGTAAGGATACCGGATGAACTGATATGCGATTCGGGTAAATTCGAGTTCCTGGACACCCTGCTGCCGAAACTGAAGGAGGAGGGACACCGGGTGCTGCTCTTCAGCCAGTTCACCATGATGTTGGACATTGTGGAGGAGTATATGCGCATACGAAAGCATGGGTTCTGCCGCCTGGACGGCGCCACCGCCGTGAAGGAGCGACAGGATCTCATCACGGACTTCAATGTGGATGACAATATCTTTGTGTTTCTGCTATCCACAAAGGCCGGCGGCGTGGGCATCAACCTGACGGCTGCCGACACCTGCATCATCCACGACATTGACTTCAATCCGTACAACGACAAGCAGGCCGAAGATCGGTGTCATCGCATGGGCCAGCAGCGGCCAGTCACTATCTACCGCCTGGTGGCGGAGAGCACCATCGAGGAGGGCATCCTGATGGCCGCCGAAGAGAAGCTAAAGCTAGAAAAGGAGATCACCTCCACCGAgaagggcgagggcgaggtaCACGAGCAGCGGTGCGTCGTCAAACTCCTAACCATGGCCCTGGGCCTCGACAAGGACCAGGAGGAGCAGTTATCCAACTCACTTAACAACTCtctggccacgcccacaaaGTAG